One segment of Rickettsiella grylli DNA contains the following:
- the pqqE gene encoding pyrroloquinoline quinone biosynthesis protein PqqE, which produces MLGKHQKAQDTPSPPHWLLAELTYACPLQCIYCSNPLDFSQRKKELDTKCWIQLLRNARELGAVQLGLSGGEPLLRKDLTLIVSEAHALNYYTNLITSAVGLNENRLIELKNAGLDSIQISLQAPTERLNHHIARTKLFEHKLFMAKKAKEKRFKLTLNIVIHRLNIDSVGELLDLALDLKADYIELANTQYYGFAFVNRDRLLPTFEQIKKTEALVGDYQKRYRDKAKIYYVIPDYYRNRPKPCMNGWGKIFLTITPDGYALPCHSARIIPNLIFPTIHEHSLHWIWYESPLFNTFRGHQWMKEPCRSCSLRFKDFGGCRCQAYLLLNDAYATDPVCDLSPKHGVIQEAIDRAMENTCKEIPLIYRNTRTSKSFLK; this is translated from the coding sequence ATGTTAGGAAAACATCAAAAAGCACAGGACACACCATCACCACCCCATTGGTTATTGGCGGAACTCACCTATGCTTGCCCCCTACAATGTATTTATTGTTCGAATCCATTAGACTTTAGTCAACGTAAAAAAGAATTAGATACAAAATGCTGGATACAACTATTGCGTAACGCGCGAGAATTAGGTGCTGTTCAATTAGGTTTATCGGGGGGGGAACCGCTGTTAAGAAAGGATCTAACCCTTATCGTGAGCGAAGCACATGCATTAAATTATTATACGAATCTTATTACCTCTGCAGTTGGACTTAATGAAAATCGTTTAATAGAATTAAAAAATGCGGGTTTAGATAGTATACAAATTAGTCTTCAAGCCCCTACTGAACGATTAAATCATCACATTGCCAGAACAAAATTATTTGAGCATAAACTATTCATGGCAAAAAAGGCCAAAGAAAAACGTTTTAAGCTTACTTTAAATATCGTTATTCATCGATTAAATATTGATTCTGTTGGCGAACTATTAGATTTAGCGTTAGATTTAAAAGCCGATTATATTGAATTAGCGAATACGCAATATTATGGTTTTGCTTTCGTGAATCGCGATCGCTTGTTGCCCACCTTTGAACAAATAAAAAAAACGGAAGCTCTTGTAGGAGACTATCAGAAACGCTATCGCGATAAAGCCAAAATTTATTACGTTATTCCCGATTATTATCGTAATCGACCCAAACCGTGTATGAATGGTTGGGGTAAAATTTTCTTAACCATTACACCAGACGGTTATGCGTTGCCCTGCCATTCCGCGAGAATAATACCGAATTTGATTTTTCCGACCATTCATGAACATAGCTTACATTGGATATGGTATGAATCCCCGTTATTTAATACGTTTCGAGGCCATCAATGGATGAAAGAACCGTGTCGCTCTTGTTCGTTGCGATTTAAAGATTTTGGCGGTTGCCGTTGTCAAGCGTATTTACTCCTTAACGATGCGTATGCGACAGACCCGGTCTGTGATTTGTCACCGAAGCACGGGGTCATTCAAGAAGCGATTGACCGCGCGATGGAGAATACCTGCAAAGAAATTCCGTTGATCTATCGAAATACACGGACTTCAAAATCCTTTTTAAAGTAA
- a CDS encoding pyrroloquinoline quinone-dependent dehydrogenase: MSNLIQWIAFFFMCFHMVSLSAENTTWPTFNGDLNAQKYSSLTQITPHNVRDLSVAWEIHTGDFSTGKGQLPPTVWSATPLFVNNTVYVSTPFYRVFALNPATGQIKWVFDPRASLKTLVQPALKTRGVAYWQAKTMIPGRSCQKRIYSGTMDGKLYAIDADTGKRCTDFGVQGQLDINQWNTHPDLWPLAILQPPTVYKDLLILGWAGKDWEYSIDPVGNVLGLDARTGRLVWTFQTIPAHIAPKTGTSNVWASMSVDKDKGIVYLPISSPSPNFWGGNRLTPIPFGTSMTALNAHNGHVIWSKQFVHHDLWDLDTNAAPSLVDIKKDGKTIPALIQTSKQGYLFILNRYTGEAIYPIIEKPVPASDAKGEVAASTQPTVPYPIPVVSDKWPGIFKLSDWLSFGYCSRKLATLKYQGRFTPPSEQGSLIFPATVGGVEWGGGAIDPNKQIFVVNSSMAVQIYKLIPREVYNDFLKHHHTANVGEAFGMYDMAGAPYGFKLETFLNPFGMPCWKPPYGEISAYALNTGQRLWKKPFGEVQKWGFYMPKSWGSITIGAPVITGSGLIFIGASMDSRVRALDLTTGDVLWSAQVAAPAVSIPAIYEYQGREYVVFVAGGNTILTPNVSDEVIAFALPNQRKSG, from the coding sequence ATGAGCAACCTTATTCAATGGATCGCATTTTTTTTTATGTGTTTTCACATGGTCAGCCTTTCTGCAGAAAACACGACCTGGCCAACATTCAATGGTGATTTAAACGCACAGAAATATTCTTCATTAACTCAAATTACTCCCCATAATGTTCGCGATTTGTCCGTTGCGTGGGAAATCCATACGGGCGATTTTTCTACGGGAAAAGGTCAATTACCGCCTACGGTGTGGTCAGCAACACCGCTTTTTGTTAATAATACCGTTTATGTGAGCACGCCTTTTTATCGCGTTTTTGCCCTTAATCCTGCGACCGGTCAAATTAAATGGGTTTTTGATCCACGTGCGAGCTTAAAAACATTGGTGCAACCGGCTTTAAAAACGCGAGGTGTCGCTTATTGGCAGGCGAAAACGATGATTCCCGGAAGGAGTTGTCAGAAACGGATTTATAGCGGCACTATGGATGGGAAACTATACGCCATCGATGCAGATACAGGAAAACGTTGTACCGATTTCGGTGTGCAGGGCCAGTTAGATATTAATCAATGGAATACCCATCCCGATCTTTGGCCGTTAGCCATTTTACAGCCACCCACCGTCTATAAAGATTTGCTCATTTTAGGTTGGGCCGGTAAAGATTGGGAATATTCTATTGATCCCGTCGGTAATGTTTTGGGTTTAGATGCACGAACGGGTCGGTTGGTGTGGACTTTCCAGACAATACCCGCTCATATCGCCCCGAAAACCGGTACATCCAATGTGTGGGCCAGTATGTCGGTAGATAAAGACAAAGGAATTGTCTATTTACCAATCAGTTCACCGAGCCCCAATTTTTGGGGAGGGAATCGTTTAACACCGATTCCTTTTGGAACGTCGATGACTGCTTTAAATGCGCATAACGGGCATGTCATCTGGAGTAAACAGTTCGTTCATCATGATCTGTGGGATCTGGATACAAACGCCGCGCCCTCACTGGTAGACATTAAGAAAGACGGTAAAACGATTCCTGCTTTAATCCAAACGTCGAAACAAGGTTATTTATTTATTTTGAATCGTTACACAGGAGAAGCGATTTACCCAATTATTGAAAAGCCAGTGCCTGCTTCAGATGCAAAAGGCGAGGTTGCCGCGAGTACGCAACCCACGGTTCCCTATCCCATTCCCGTTGTTTCGGATAAATGGCCCGGTATTTTTAAACTTTCCGATTGGCTTAGTTTTGGCTACTGCTCACGAAAATTAGCCACACTAAAATATCAAGGTCGTTTTACGCCGCCGAGCGAACAAGGAAGTCTTATTTTCCCCGCAACCGTAGGGGGTGTGGAATGGGGTGGTGGTGCGATCGATCCGAATAAACAAATTTTTGTGGTGAATAGTTCGATGGCGGTACAAATTTATAAATTAATACCACGCGAGGTTTATAATGATTTTCTTAAACATCATCACACTGCCAATGTAGGCGAAGCGTTTGGCATGTATGACATGGCAGGTGCGCCTTATGGATTTAAATTAGAGACCTTTTTAAACCCTTTCGGTATGCCTTGCTGGAAACCACCGTATGGTGAAATTTCTGCTTATGCGTTGAATACAGGACAACGATTATGGAAAAAGCCTTTTGGTGAAGTGCAAAAATGGGGTTTTTATATGCCAAAATCCTGGGGAAGTATTACCATTGGTGCGCCTGTTATTACAGGAAGCGGGTTAATTTTTATCGGCGCTTCTATGGATTCGCGAGTACGTGCATTGGATCTGACGACAGGTGATGTACTGTGGAGTGCTCAGGTCGCTGCACCGGCAGTTTCGATTCCCGCTATTTATGAATATCAAGGCAGAGAATATGTGGTGTTTGTTGCCGGCGGTAATACTATTTTAACACCGAACGTGAGTGACGAAGTCATTGCCTTCGCTTTACCGAATCAGAGGAAATCCGGATGA
- the pqqD gene encoding pyrroloquinoline quinone biosynthesis peptide chaperone PqqD: MIQENQFNLDAPIGLASGFRLQWEKSQARYVLLYPEGMITLNTTAAEILKLCDGYRSITTIISALHTQYKHGAILHLTEDTHHFLITALQKGWLTVF; encoded by the coding sequence ATGATACAGGAAAATCAATTCAATCTGGATGCACCGATTGGTCTTGCTTCAGGGTTTCGCTTGCAATGGGAAAAAAGCCAAGCGCGCTATGTACTGCTTTATCCCGAGGGAATGATAACACTCAATACCACTGCGGCTGAAATTTTAAAATTATGTGACGGTTACCGCTCTATTACAACAATAATTAGTGCGTTACACACTCAATATAAGCACGGTGCAATCCTTCATTTAACCGAAGATACGCATCATTTTTTAATCACCGCACTACAAAAAGGGTGGTTAACCGTTTTTTAA